A genomic stretch from Echeneis naucrates chromosome 6, fEcheNa1.1, whole genome shotgun sequence includes:
- the LOC115045073 gene encoding iroquois-class homeodomain protein irx-1-like isoform X2, with amino-acid sequence MSFPQLGYPQYLSASQAVYGSDRPGVLTPSSRGGSTEIGGSPSATAAAVTSVLGMYANPYAHNYSAFLPYTSADLALFSQMGSQYELKDSPGVHPASFAAHTSPAFYPYGQFQYGDPARPKNATRESTSTLKAWLNEHRKNPYPTKGEKIMLAIITKMTLTQVSTWFANARRRLKKENKVTWGSKSKEDGEDGNLFGSGDEAEKNEDEEEIDLESIDIDKIDDNDGDQSNEDDDDKSTEGSREHRGGVGAGGELDSLEKRRAFALQAHEAFDKSKSTISVHPGSKDNSDGNNNTRVLSPDRPGSFPLPSNNKPKIWSLAETATSPDSSSQKPTSPCGPTAPTHPSAPHHQIQTHPAFLPSHGLYTCQIGKFHNWTNGAFLGQNSLLNVRSFLGVNQHHHHHHHSHHLPAQQQQQQQQPTSVVVSPVTAAAALSNDSKAPPETHSPKHIDHENGVRSDSPPTQTMKSSFRPIHDSARSPQDATQRVLTALSSA; translated from the exons ATGTCTTTCCCCCAGCTTGGCTACCCGCAGTACTTAAGTGCCTCCCAGGCGGTGTACGGCAGCGACAGACCGGGAGTGCTTACGCCTTCGTCCCGGGGAGGGAGCACTGAAATCGGGGGAAGTCCGTCCGCCACCGCAGCGGCGGTCACGTCGGTATTGGGCATGTACGCCAACCCATACGCACACAACTACAGCGCCTTCTTACCTTACACCAGCGCGGACCTGGCTCTTTTCTCACAAATG GGATCCCAGTATGAGCTGAAGGACAGTCCCGGCGTCCACCCTGCCAGCTTCGCGGCCCACACCTCTCCGGCTTTCTATCCATACGGCCAGTTTCAGTACGGGGACCCGGCCAGGCCCAAGAACGCCACCCGGGAGAGCACCAGCACCCTGAAGGCCTGGCTCAACGAGCACAGGAAGAACCCGTACCCGACCAAGGGCGAGAAGATCATGCTGGCCATCATCACCAAGATGACCCTGACGCAGGTCTCCACCTGGTTCGCCAACGCCAGGAGGAGGCTCAAGAAGGAGAACAAGGTGACCTGGGGGAGCAAGAGCAAGGAGGACGGGGAGGACGGGAACCTGTTCGGCAGCGGGGACGAAGCGGAGAAAAacgaagatgaggaggagatcGACCTGGAGAGCATAGACATTGACAAAATCGACGACAACGACGGGGATCAAAGCAACGAGGACGACGACGACAAATCGACGGAGGGCAGCAGGGAGCACCGGGGCGGTGTCGGTGCGGGGGGAGAGCTGGACAGCTTGGAGAAAAGACGGGCCTTCGCCCTGCAGGCCCACGAGGCCTTTGACAAATCTAAAAGCACAATTTCGGTTCACCCAGGGAGTAAAGACAACTCGGacggcaacaacaacacaagagtTTTGTCGCCGGACAGACCCGGGAGCTTTCCCCTCCCGTCTAACAATAAGCCTAAAATATGGTCTTTGGCGGAGACCGCTACCAGCCCCGACAGTTCCTCCCAGAAACCCACATCCCCCTGCGGCCCGACggcccccacccacccatcgGCCCCCCACCATCAGATCCAGACCCACCCGGCCTTCCTGCCCAGCCATGGACTGTACACATGCCAGATTGGAAAGTTCCACAACTGGACGAACGGAGCTTTCCTGGGCCAGAACTCCCTGCTGAATGTGAGGTCGTTTCTGGGAGTaaaccagcaccaccaccaccaccaccacagccacCACCTGCcggcccagcagcagcagcagcagcagcagccgacGTCAGTGGTGGTGTCTCCggtcacagctgcagcagcactcagCAATGACAGCAAGGCCCCACCAGAGACCCACAGTCCCAAGCACATAG accATGAAAACGGTGTAAGGTCTGATTCCCCTCCAACACAAACCATGAAGTCGTCCTTTCGACCCATTCATGACAG CGCCAGGAGTCCACAAGACGCCACGCAACGGGTCCTTACTGCTCTCTCCTCGGCTTGa
- the LOC115045073 gene encoding iroquois-class homeodomain protein irx-1-like isoform X1: MSFPQLGYPQYLSASQAVYGSDRPGVLTPSSRGGSTEIGGSPSATAAAVTSVLGMYANPYAHNYSAFLPYTSADLALFSQMGSQYELKDSPGVHPASFAAHTSPAFYPYGQFQYGDPARPKNATRESTSTLKAWLNEHRKNPYPTKGEKIMLAIITKMTLTQVSTWFANARRRLKKENKVTWGSKSKEDGEDGNLFGSGDEAEKNEDEEEIDLESIDIDKIDDNDGDQSNEDDDDKSTEGSREHRGGVGAGGELDSLEKRRAFALQAHEAFDKSKSTISVHPGSKDNSDGNNNTRVLSPDRPGSFPLPSNNKPKIWSLAETATSPDSSSQKPTSPCGPTAPTHPSAPHHQIQTHPAFLPSHGLYTCQIGKFHNWTNGAFLGQNSLLNVRSFLGVNQHHHHHHHSHHLPAQQQQQQQQPTSVVVSPVTAAAALSNDSKAPPETHSPKHIDHENGVRSDSPPTQTMKSSFRPIHDRSSLPSSARSPQDATQRVLTALSSA, encoded by the exons ATGTCTTTCCCCCAGCTTGGCTACCCGCAGTACTTAAGTGCCTCCCAGGCGGTGTACGGCAGCGACAGACCGGGAGTGCTTACGCCTTCGTCCCGGGGAGGGAGCACTGAAATCGGGGGAAGTCCGTCCGCCACCGCAGCGGCGGTCACGTCGGTATTGGGCATGTACGCCAACCCATACGCACACAACTACAGCGCCTTCTTACCTTACACCAGCGCGGACCTGGCTCTTTTCTCACAAATG GGATCCCAGTATGAGCTGAAGGACAGTCCCGGCGTCCACCCTGCCAGCTTCGCGGCCCACACCTCTCCGGCTTTCTATCCATACGGCCAGTTTCAGTACGGGGACCCGGCCAGGCCCAAGAACGCCACCCGGGAGAGCACCAGCACCCTGAAGGCCTGGCTCAACGAGCACAGGAAGAACCCGTACCCGACCAAGGGCGAGAAGATCATGCTGGCCATCATCACCAAGATGACCCTGACGCAGGTCTCCACCTGGTTCGCCAACGCCAGGAGGAGGCTCAAGAAGGAGAACAAGGTGACCTGGGGGAGCAAGAGCAAGGAGGACGGGGAGGACGGGAACCTGTTCGGCAGCGGGGACGAAGCGGAGAAAAacgaagatgaggaggagatcGACCTGGAGAGCATAGACATTGACAAAATCGACGACAACGACGGGGATCAAAGCAACGAGGACGACGACGACAAATCGACGGAGGGCAGCAGGGAGCACCGGGGCGGTGTCGGTGCGGGGGGAGAGCTGGACAGCTTGGAGAAAAGACGGGCCTTCGCCCTGCAGGCCCACGAGGCCTTTGACAAATCTAAAAGCACAATTTCGGTTCACCCAGGGAGTAAAGACAACTCGGacggcaacaacaacacaagagtTTTGTCGCCGGACAGACCCGGGAGCTTTCCCCTCCCGTCTAACAATAAGCCTAAAATATGGTCTTTGGCGGAGACCGCTACCAGCCCCGACAGTTCCTCCCAGAAACCCACATCCCCCTGCGGCCCGACggcccccacccacccatcgGCCCCCCACCATCAGATCCAGACCCACCCGGCCTTCCTGCCCAGCCATGGACTGTACACATGCCAGATTGGAAAGTTCCACAACTGGACGAACGGAGCTTTCCTGGGCCAGAACTCCCTGCTGAATGTGAGGTCGTTTCTGGGAGTaaaccagcaccaccaccaccaccaccacagccacCACCTGCcggcccagcagcagcagcagcagcagcagccgacGTCAGTGGTGGTGTCTCCggtcacagctgcagcagcactcagCAATGACAGCAAGGCCCCACCAGAGACCCACAGTCCCAAGCACATAG accATGAAAACGGTGTAAGGTCTGATTCCCCTCCAACACAAACCATGAAGTCGTCCTTTCGACCCATTCATGACAG ATCCTCTCTGCCTTCCAGCGCCAGGAGTCCACAAGACGCCACGCAACGGGTCCTTACTGCTCTCTCCTCGGCTTGa